The following coding sequences are from one Halorubrum sp. BOL3-1 window:
- a CDS encoding DUF2073 domain-containing protein yields the protein MPGPTPDVDGDDAPDDAPDDGVRIDMISGARMEGLTGMEKIRLILDGVRDGNIVILEEGLSPDEESKLIEVTMTEISPDDFTGIEIETYPKAEAGDQSFLDKLMGRESTQKLTVIGPANRIETLHKDENLISTLVSRK from the coding sequence ATGCCCGGACCGACTCCCGATGTCGACGGCGACGACGCCCCGGACGACGCTCCGGACGACGGCGTCCGAATCGACATGATAAGCGGCGCGCGGATGGAGGGGCTCACGGGCATGGAGAAGATCCGGCTCATCCTCGACGGCGTCCGCGACGGGAACATCGTCATCCTCGAAGAGGGGCTCTCCCCGGACGAGGAGTCGAAGCTCATCGAGGTGACGATGACCGAGATCAGCCCGGACGACTTCACCGGCATCGAGATCGAGACGTACCCGAAGGCTGAGGCGGGCGACCAGAGCTTCCTCGACAAACTGATGGGCCGCGAGTCGACCCAGAAGCTCACGGTCATCGGCCCGGCGAACCGGATCGAGACGCTGCACAAAGACGAGAACCTCATCAGCACGCTCGTCTCCCGCAAGTAG
- a CDS encoding IMP cyclohydrolase, whose amino-acid sequence MYVGRFVVVAPGIGGYRVSSRSFPNRRVSDRDDTLTVGPTEDAPETDNPYVSYNCARRVETPTGEPLAVLGNGSHVDPIAEKLELGYPSRDALATPLLALDFEKDDYDTPRVAGVVGADAAAIGVVRRDALLVETVDEPTVVATYETDSPEPYDLTATDAAGVATELLEDDLEHPVCAAGATVDGDGVTLGFDNGGD is encoded by the coding sequence ATGTACGTCGGACGATTCGTCGTCGTCGCGCCCGGCATCGGTGGCTACCGCGTCTCCTCGCGCTCGTTCCCGAACCGCCGCGTCAGCGACCGCGATGACACGCTCACCGTCGGCCCGACCGAGGACGCGCCGGAGACCGACAACCCCTATGTCTCGTACAACTGCGCGCGCCGCGTCGAGACCCCGACCGGGGAGCCGCTGGCGGTCCTCGGGAACGGCTCGCACGTCGACCCCATCGCTGAGAAGCTGGAGCTGGGCTACCCCTCTCGCGACGCGCTCGCCACCCCGCTCCTCGCGCTCGACTTCGAGAAGGACGACTACGACACGCCCCGGGTCGCCGGCGTCGTCGGCGCCGACGCGGCCGCGATCGGCGTCGTCCGCCGCGACGCGCTGCTCGTCGAGACCGTCGACGAGCCGACCGTGGTCGCGACCTACGAGACGGACTCCCCCGAGCCGTACGACCTGACTGCGACCGACGCCGCCGGCGTCGCGACCGAACTGTTGGAAGACGACCTCGAACACCCGGTGTGCGCCGCCGGCGCCACCGTCGACGGCGACGGCGTGACACTCGGGTTCGACAACGGAGGGGACTGA
- a CDS encoding Zn-ribbon containing protein translates to MPHQCTTCGRTFSDGSKEMLSGCPDCGGNKFQFKPAGATEDPAAGDDDGSAGAAAGPSPPAPEDRSTPTPEEDTSDPTPSDPPDPTPSDPTDPTPSDATSTDPSAESDGTEQIGDRSDEDTAQASARSEVVSPDELDRASHEVDAAETPPADEEQPGIDALRDELNDQFESIRIVSPGQYELNLMELYDRQEYIISLQEDGRYVIEMPDAWGIQDE, encoded by the coding sequence ATGCCCCACCAGTGTACCACCTGCGGCCGGACGTTCTCGGACGGCTCCAAGGAGATGCTGTCGGGGTGTCCCGACTGCGGCGGAAACAAGTTCCAGTTCAAGCCCGCCGGCGCGACCGAAGATCCGGCCGCGGGCGACGACGACGGCTCCGCCGGTGCGGCGGCCGGTCCCTCCCCTCCGGCCCCCGAGGATCGCTCGACGCCGACGCCGGAGGAGGACACCTCCGACCCGACGCCGAGCGATCCCCCCGATCCGACGCCGAGCGATCCCACCGATCCGACGCCGAGCGACGCCACGAGTACCGACCCCTCGGCCGAGAGCGACGGCACGGAACAGATCGGGGACCGAAGCGACGAGGACACCGCGCAGGCGAGCGCCCGCTCCGAGGTGGTCTCGCCGGACGAACTCGACCGCGCGAGCCACGAGGTCGACGCCGCGGAGACGCCGCCGGCCGACGAGGAGCAGCCCGGTATCGACGCGCTCCGCGACGAGCTCAACGACCAGTTCGAGAGCATCCGCATCGTCAGCCCCGGGCAGTACGAGCTCAACCTGATGGAGCTGTACGACAGACAGGAGTACATCATCTCCCTTCAGGAGGACGGCCGGTACGTCATCGAGATGCCCGACGCGTGGGGCATTCAAGACGAGTGA
- a CDS encoding magnesium transporter, with translation MTDLEPTAIDEWSVRRIVRTMIPLLAALSVLQLVSGTVLETYEAVLLRYPALLVLVPVQIGTAGNLASITCSRLTTQLYLGTYELSPSNPALRANAAAVFGLAATVFGAVGVAAWAIGLALGGSLALGRVLLISLVSGMLLAVLVVVASVAAVEVSYRVGLNPDDTTIPVVTNVCDIAGVLILFAVVGVVL, from the coding sequence GTGACCGACCTGGAGCCGACGGCGATCGACGAGTGGTCGGTCCGGCGGATCGTCCGGACGATGATCCCCCTTCTGGCCGCGCTGTCGGTGTTACAGCTCGTCTCCGGGACCGTCTTGGAGACCTACGAGGCGGTCCTGTTGCGGTACCCGGCGCTTCTGGTGTTGGTGCCCGTTCAGATCGGGACGGCCGGGAACCTCGCGTCGATCACCTGCTCGCGGCTCACGACCCAGCTGTACCTCGGGACCTACGAGCTCAGTCCCTCCAACCCCGCCCTCCGCGCCAACGCGGCCGCGGTGTTCGGACTCGCGGCGACCGTCTTCGGCGCGGTCGGCGTCGCCGCGTGGGCGATCGGACTCGCGCTCGGGGGGTCGCTCGCGCTCGGCCGAGTCCTGCTGATCTCGCTGGTCTCCGGTATGCTGCTCGCGGTCCTCGTGGTCGTCGCGAGCGTCGCCGCGGTCGAGGTTTCCTATCGGGTCGGACTCAACCCAGACGACACGACGATCCCCGTGGTGACGAACGTCTGTGACATCGCCGGCGTGTTGATCCTTTTCGCGGTCGTCGGCGTCGTGTTGTGA
- a CDS encoding magnesium transporter, with translation MPGHDSARDIYRQALPVMSVSLLAGLFAGTILGSETMRANIAEVPGLLLLLPAFLATRGGVYGSLGARLSTGLHQGVIEPRFRPDRRLTNAIVASFLNGMTVSVFIAVVTYLTLVLFGDGGSLFQLVGVMVVAGFLSAVLMITVLIAVIFVGYRRGLDPDNVIGPVVTTLGDVFGVFFLLVGVAVVGAVS, from the coding sequence ATGCCTGGACACGACTCCGCGCGTGACATCTATCGGCAGGCGCTCCCGGTGATGTCGGTCAGCCTGCTCGCCGGGCTGTTCGCGGGGACGATACTCGGCTCCGAGACCATGCGCGCGAACATCGCGGAGGTTCCCGGACTCCTGTTGTTGCTTCCGGCGTTCCTCGCCACCCGCGGCGGGGTGTACGGCTCGCTCGGCGCCCGGCTCTCGACGGGGCTTCACCAGGGGGTCATCGAGCCGCGGTTCCGGCCGGACCGCCGGCTCACGAACGCGATCGTCGCCTCCTTTCTCAACGGGATGACCGTCTCGGTGTTCATCGCGGTCGTCACCTATCTCACGCTCGTCCTGTTCGGGGACGGCGGGAGCCTCTTTCAGCTGGTCGGCGTGATGGTCGTCGCCGGCTTCCTCTCGGCCGTGCTCATGATAACGGTGCTGATCGCGGTCATCTTCGTCGGCTACCGCCGAGGACTCGACCCCGACAACGTCATCGGTCCGGTCGTCACGACGCTCGGTGACGTGTTCGGCGTGTTCTTCCTCCTCGTCGGGGTGGCCGTCGTGGGGGCGGTGTCGTGA
- a CDS encoding S9 family peptidase, with protein MERVTAADYHDIAVPSDPQISPDGDRVAFVRRQPNDDDSYEATVHLVNVAGDDGPRRLTLPEGSDAEPRWSPSGDRIAFTSTRGADDDRQQLWVLPVDGGEARRLTDVGGGVSQIAWSPDGERIAFVQSVTADDRAADRDLAVPDDYEPDEHPDPRVIDRTVYRAGERYFDGRRSGVYVVDADATVGGVTDPDPAEFGSIERVTDREADFAAPTWGDADTLYYTEPVGDDPDDSVEIAIYARDLAAGDAERVHATTGWGADLAATADGRVAFTRAEPDRVSMQQTDLRVLDVESGVVTDLTGDLDRGLGHGTTPQWGPDEETLYFATPDEGKTALWHVPADGSADPERLLRPGTVSAATVGGETDAGPESVAVAYAASEWDHPGDAFAHDAGDDETTRLTELNADYLDERAIGEPEKLRFESDGTEIQGWLLTPPSGVDGGESTDAPDADEPYPLAVEVHGGPHAMWSTAGTMWHEFQALAARGYAVFWSNPRGSTGYGEKFTQAIERDWGAVTMRDVMAGVETVADRPEVDASNAFVTGGSFGGFMTAWAAGRTDYFRAAVSQRGVYDLTGFYGSTDAAYKLVEGDFDTVPSDEPEWLWERSPAGHADAVDTPTLLIHSEDDTRTPIGTAELYHRILRKNGVDTRFVRYPREGHELSRSGEPAHIVDRIERIARWFDGYSEHHDAERALDRPEDDGLTAGEESDGGGEEDEE; from the coding sequence ATGGAGCGCGTTACCGCGGCCGACTACCACGACATCGCGGTCCCGTCCGACCCCCAGATATCGCCGGACGGCGACCGTGTCGCCTTCGTGCGCCGACAGCCGAACGACGACGACAGCTACGAGGCGACGGTGCACCTCGTCAACGTCGCGGGCGACGACGGCCCGCGCCGGCTCACTCTCCCCGAGGGGTCGGACGCCGAGCCGCGCTGGAGTCCCTCCGGCGACCGGATCGCCTTCACCTCGACTCGGGGCGCGGACGACGACCGCCAGCAGCTGTGGGTCCTCCCGGTCGACGGGGGCGAGGCGCGCCGCCTCACCGATGTCGGCGGCGGCGTCTCGCAGATCGCGTGGTCGCCGGACGGAGAGCGGATCGCGTTCGTCCAGTCTGTGACGGCCGACGACCGGGCGGCCGACCGCGACCTCGCCGTACCGGACGACTACGAGCCGGACGAGCACCCGGACCCCCGCGTCATCGACCGGACCGTCTACCGGGCCGGCGAGCGGTACTTCGACGGTCGGCGGTCCGGCGTGTACGTCGTCGACGCGGACGCGACCGTCGGGGGCGTCACCGACCCCGATCCGGCCGAGTTCGGCTCGATCGAGCGGGTCACCGACCGCGAGGCCGACTTCGCCGCCCCGACGTGGGGCGACGCCGACACCCTGTACTACACCGAGCCGGTCGGTGACGACCCCGACGACTCCGTCGAGATCGCGATCTACGCCCGCGACCTCGCCGCCGGCGACGCCGAGCGCGTCCACGCCACGACCGGCTGGGGCGCCGACCTCGCGGCGACCGCCGACGGGCGCGTCGCGTTCACCCGCGCGGAGCCGGACCGGGTGTCCATGCAGCAGACCGACCTCCGCGTGCTCGACGTCGAGTCCGGCGTGGTCACCGACCTCACCGGTGACCTCGACCGCGGGCTGGGTCACGGGACGACGCCGCAGTGGGGACCGGACGAGGAGACGCTGTACTTCGCGACGCCGGACGAGGGGAAGACGGCCCTCTGGCACGTCCCCGCGGACGGGAGCGCCGACCCCGAGCGCCTGCTCCGCCCGGGGACCGTCTCGGCCGCGACCGTCGGGGGTGAGACCGACGCGGGCCCCGAGTCCGTGGCCGTCGCGTACGCCGCCAGCGAGTGGGACCACCCGGGCGACGCGTTCGCCCACGACGCCGGTGACGACGAGACAACCCGACTGACCGAACTGAACGCCGACTACCTCGACGAGCGGGCGATCGGTGAGCCGGAGAAGCTCCGGTTCGAGTCCGACGGGACCGAGATCCAGGGATGGCTGCTGACGCCGCCGTCTGGGGTCGACGGCGGTGAGTCTACCGACGCGCCCGACGCCGACGAACCGTATCCGCTCGCGGTCGAGGTCCACGGCGGCCCGCACGCGATGTGGTCGACCGCGGGGACGATGTGGCACGAGTTCCAGGCGCTGGCGGCCCGCGGCTACGCCGTCTTCTGGTCGAACCCCCGCGGCTCGACCGGCTACGGCGAGAAGTTCACGCAGGCGATCGAGCGCGACTGGGGCGCGGTCACCATGCGCGACGTGATGGCGGGCGTCGAGACGGTCGCGGACCGCCCCGAGGTCGACGCGTCGAACGCCTTCGTCACCGGCGGCTCCTTCGGCGGGTTCATGACCGCGTGGGCGGCCGGGCGGACCGACTACTTCCGCGCGGCCGTCTCCCAGCGCGGCGTCTACGATCTCACCGGGTTCTACGGCTCGACAGACGCCGCCTACAAGCTCGTCGAGGGCGACTTCGACACGGTCCCGTCCGACGAGCCGGAGTGGCTCTGGGAGCGGTCGCCGGCCGGTCACGCCGACGCGGTCGACACGCCGACCCTCCTGATCCACTCCGAGGACGACACGCGGACCCCGATCGGTACGGCCGAGCTGTACCACCGGATCCTCCGAAAGAACGGCGTCGACACGCGCTTCGTCAGGTACCCCCGCGAGGGCCACGAGCTCTCTCGGTCCGGCGAGCCGGCGCATATCGTCGACCGCATCGAGCGGATCGCCCGCTGGTTCGACGGCTACTCCGAACACCACGACGCCGAGCGCGCGCTCGACCGCCCCGAGGACGACGGGCTGACCGCGGGAGAGGAGTCGGACGGAGGAGGAGAGGAAGACGAGGAGTAG
- a CDS encoding DUF2391 domain-containing protein encodes MKRPKSLRRPSFRLADSAQQAVGGFLLAGPFVVTEEVWVLAAGMHWIQGVVTALIVGLIGYAALYRADTDRDPDGESEIAGIPARFVSLMVVAFGSVFLLAVLFDAPDTFLIEEGVVGVELWSTTFKAVSVGAVFSVVGAATADSVF; translated from the coding sequence ATGAAGCGGCCGAAGTCGCTCCGGCGACCGAGCTTCCGGCTGGCGGACTCCGCTCAGCAGGCGGTCGGGGGGTTCCTGCTCGCCGGCCCGTTCGTCGTCACCGAGGAGGTGTGGGTGCTGGCGGCCGGCATGCACTGGATCCAGGGGGTGGTGACAGCCCTGATCGTCGGGCTGATCGGCTACGCCGCCCTGTACCGCGCCGACACCGACCGCGACCCGGACGGCGAAAGCGAGATCGCCGGGATCCCGGCCCGGTTCGTCTCCCTGATGGTCGTCGCGTTCGGCTCCGTGTTCCTGCTAGCCGTCCTCTTCGACGCGCCGGACACGTTTCTGATCGAGGAGGGCGTCGTCGGGGTCGAGCTGTGGTCGACGACGTTCAAAGCAGTCTCGGTCGGCGCGGTGTTCAGCGTCGTCGGCGCCGCGACCGCCGACAGCGTATTCTGA
- a CDS encoding ATP-dependent DNA helicase, with protein MEPSSLSGLPAGVGEALEAEGVAELYPPQEAAVEAGVVDGESLVAAVPTASGKTLIAELAMLASVERGGKALYIVPLRALASEKKAEFERWEEFDVTVGVSTGNYDSDGEWLASRDIIVATSEKVDSLIRNGAPWIDDLSCVVSDEVHLADDSHRGPTLEVTLAKLRKVNPGLQTVALSATVGNADVVADWLDAELVESDWRPIDLRTGVHFGNAVHFDDGSQREVPVERGEDQTAKLVGDALDTEEGGQGGSSLVFVNSRRNAESSARKLGEVTSSRLTGDERDRLRELADEIRGVSDTDTSEDLADAVEQGSAFHHAGLASEHRSLVEDAFRDRLIKCISATPTLAAGVNTPARRVIVRDWRRYDGEFGGMKPLDVLEVHQMCGRAGRPGLDPYGEAVLLANDDDTREELFERYVWADAEPVRSKLAAEPALRTHVLATVASGFAATREGLLSFLDNTLYAAQTDDEGRLAAVTDTVLDYLNVNGFLERNREGGTEGLAATGIGHTVSRLYLDPMSAAEILDGLRTVADAAEGAAESGDSAAADEFVPAADADADSDADEPGFTTYTREDAEERDGDAETAASDDSDPPAVTPLGLYHLVARTPDTYELYLKSGDRERYTEVCYERETEFLGDVPSEYEDVRFEDWLAALKTARLLEDWANEVDEDRIAERYGVGPGDIRGKVDTAEWLLRAAETLARDVEGVDGDVVVRVREARKRLEYGVREELLDLAGVRTVGRKRARRLYEAGIESRADLREADKAVVLGALRGRERTAERILENAGREDPSLDGVAPDSSASAAATAGADSDGDGDGQASLGDFG; from the coding sequence ATGGAACCGAGTTCGCTCTCCGGGCTCCCTGCGGGCGTCGGCGAGGCGCTCGAAGCGGAGGGCGTCGCGGAGCTGTACCCGCCCCAAGAGGCGGCCGTCGAGGCCGGGGTGGTCGACGGCGAGAGCCTCGTCGCGGCGGTGCCGACGGCCTCCGGCAAGACGCTGATCGCCGAGCTGGCGATGCTCGCGTCGGTCGAGCGCGGCGGCAAGGCGCTGTACATCGTCCCGCTGCGCGCGCTCGCCAGCGAGAAGAAGGCGGAGTTCGAGCGCTGGGAGGAGTTCGACGTGACGGTCGGCGTCTCGACGGGCAACTACGACTCCGACGGCGAGTGGCTCGCGAGCCGGGACATCATCGTCGCCACCTCGGAGAAGGTCGACTCGCTCATTCGGAACGGCGCGCCGTGGATCGACGATTTGAGCTGTGTCGTCAGCGACGAGGTTCACCTCGCCGACGACTCGCACCGCGGCCCCACACTCGAAGTCACCCTCGCGAAGCTCCGGAAGGTGAACCCCGGACTCCAGACGGTCGCGCTCTCCGCGACCGTCGGCAACGCCGACGTCGTCGCCGACTGGCTCGACGCCGAGCTGGTCGAGTCCGACTGGCGCCCCATCGACCTCCGGACCGGCGTCCACTTCGGCAACGCGGTCCACTTCGACGACGGGAGCCAGCGGGAGGTGCCCGTCGAGCGCGGCGAAGACCAGACCGCGAAGCTCGTCGGGGACGCCTTGGACACCGAGGAGGGCGGCCAGGGCGGCTCCTCGCTCGTCTTCGTTAACTCCCGGCGCAACGCCGAGTCGTCGGCCCGCAAGCTGGGCGAGGTCACGAGCTCCCGGCTCACCGGCGACGAGCGCGACCGCCTCCGCGAGCTGGCCGACGAGATCCGCGGCGTCTCCGACACCGACACCTCCGAGGACCTCGCGGACGCGGTCGAGCAGGGGTCCGCCTTCCACCACGCCGGCCTCGCGAGCGAACACCGGAGCCTCGTCGAGGACGCGTTCCGGGACCGCCTGATCAAGTGTATCTCCGCGACGCCCACGCTCGCGGCCGGCGTCAACACCCCGGCCCGCCGGGTGATCGTCCGCGACTGGCGGCGCTACGACGGCGAGTTCGGCGGAATGAAACCCCTCGATGTCCTCGAAGTTCACCAGATGTGCGGCCGTGCGGGCCGCCCCGGACTCGACCCCTACGGTGAGGCGGTGCTGCTCGCGAACGACGACGACACCCGGGAGGAGCTGTTCGAGCGGTACGTCTGGGCCGACGCCGAGCCGGTCCGCTCGAAGCTCGCGGCCGAACCCGCGCTCCGCACGCACGTCCTCGCGACGGTCGCGTCCGGCTTCGCCGCCACTCGCGAGGGCCTGCTCTCCTTCCTCGATAACACCCTCTACGCGGCGCAGACGGACGACGAGGGGCGACTCGCCGCGGTCACCGACACGGTCCTCGACTACCTCAACGTCAACGGCTTCCTCGAACGCAACCGCGAGGGCGGAACCGAGGGACTCGCGGCGACGGGAATCGGGCACACCGTCTCGCGGCTCTACCTCGACCCGATGAGCGCGGCCGAGATCCTCGACGGACTCCGTACCGTCGCGGACGCGGCCGAGGGCGCCGCCGAGTCCGGTGATTCCGCGGCCGCCGACGAGTTCGTTCCGGCGGCCGACGCCGACGCGGACTCCGACGCCGACGAGCCGGGCTTTACCACGTACACGCGAGAGGACGCCGAGGAGCGCGACGGCGACGCCGAAACTGCCGCCTCCGACGACAGCGACCCGCCCGCGGTCACCCCGCTCGGCCTCTATCACCTGGTCGCCCGGACCCCAGACACCTACGAGCTGTACCTCAAGTCCGGCGACCGCGAGCGGTACACCGAGGTCTGCTACGAGCGCGAGACGGAGTTCCTCGGCGACGTGCCCTCCGAGTACGAGGACGTGCGGTTCGAGGACTGGCTCGCCGCACTGAAGACCGCCCGACTCCTCGAAGACTGGGCGAACGAGGTGGACGAAGACCGGATCGCGGAGCGCTACGGCGTCGGTCCCGGCGACATCCGCGGAAAGGTCGATACCGCCGAGTGGCTCCTCCGGGCGGCCGAGACGCTCGCCCGCGACGTCGAGGGCGTTGACGGCGACGTGGTCGTCCGGGTCCGCGAGGCGCGCAAGCGCCTGGAGTACGGGGTCCGCGAGGAGCTGCTCGACCTGGCGGGCGTCCGGACCGTCGGCCGAAAGCGCGCCCGCCGCCTCTACGAGGCCGGCATCGAGAGCCGCGCCGACCTCCGCGAGGCGGACAAGGCGGTGGTGTTGGGCGCGCTCCGTGGCCGCGAGCGCACCGCCGAGCGAATCTTGGAGAACGCCGGCCGCGAGGACCCCTCGCTCGACGGGGTCGCCCCCGACAGCTCGGCCTCGGCGGCGGCGACCGCCGGCGCCGACAGCGACGGCGACGGCGACGGACAGGCCAGCCTGGGTGATTTCGGATGA
- the cgi121 gene encoding KEOPS complex subunit Cgi121, with protein MMGPSEPPADPGSEPGPEPAPEPGVRLVDGTFAIDDLDAFLDDLDGIAAETGAVVQAFDAELAVSATQLREATRLAARAIARGEAVARDPGVEILLYAAGRRQIDRALELGVSAGERRAIVVVADFGDVSGPDRQFADLDDAVEAVAGLADADESAVVVAEDLLDHEFDADRVREFYGVTDRELAATNGDLTDVVRERVALLDVEK; from the coding sequence ATGATGGGACCGTCGGAGCCGCCGGCGGACCCAGGGTCGGAACCCGGTCCCGAACCAGCTCCCGAACCGGGCGTCAGACTCGTCGACGGGACCTTCGCGATCGACGACCTCGACGCGTTCCTCGACGACCTCGACGGGATCGCCGCGGAGACCGGCGCCGTGGTTCAGGCGTTCGACGCCGAACTCGCCGTCTCCGCGACGCAGCTCCGCGAGGCGACCCGGCTTGCCGCCCGCGCGATCGCTCGGGGCGAGGCGGTCGCTCGCGACCCTGGTGTCGAGATACTGCTGTACGCGGCCGGACGGAGACAGATCGACCGCGCGCTCGAACTCGGCGTCTCCGCGGGTGAGCGTCGCGCGATCGTCGTCGTCGCCGACTTCGGGGACGTGTCCGGCCCCGACCGACAGTTCGCGGACCTCGACGACGCCGTCGAGGCGGTCGCGGGCCTTGCGGACGCGGACGAGTCAGCCGTCGTCGTCGCGGAGGATCTCCTCGATCACGAGTTCGACGCGGACCGCGTCCGCGAGTTCTACGGCGTCACGGACCGCGAACTCGCCGCGACGAACGGCGACCTCACAGATGTCGTCCGCGAGCGCGTCGCGCTGCTGGACGTCGAGAAGTGA
- a CDS encoding class I SAM-dependent methyltransferase, with the protein MSVREEFDEWAATGKDRGMEDRHWHTAKHVLARMPVEPGDNVLDLGTGSGYALRALRERGIGRGYGLDGAPEMARNARGYTDDDAVGFVVGDFDQLPFEDDSFDGVFSMEAFYYATDPVHTLEEVRRVLRPGGTFYCAVNYFAESETTHAWQENISVEMTLWDRAEYREAFRKAGLYVAEQDAIPDREVEIPDASEFPTEGYDSREAMVDRYRTWGTLLTVGVAP; encoded by the coding sequence ATGAGCGTCCGCGAGGAGTTCGACGAGTGGGCGGCGACGGGGAAGGACCGCGGGATGGAGGACCGCCACTGGCACACCGCGAAACACGTCTTGGCGCGAATGCCGGTCGAGCCGGGCGACAACGTGTTGGACCTCGGGACCGGCTCCGGCTACGCCCTCCGTGCGCTCCGCGAGCGCGGGATCGGTCGGGGGTACGGTCTCGACGGCGCGCCGGAGATGGCCCGCAACGCCCGCGGGTACACCGACGACGACGCGGTCGGGTTCGTGGTCGGCGACTTCGACCAGCTGCCCTTCGAGGACGACTCGTTCGACGGCGTCTTCTCGATGGAGGCGTTCTACTACGCGACCGATCCGGTCCACACGTTAGAGGAGGTTCGCCGGGTGTTGCGGCCGGGCGGCACCTTCTACTGCGCGGTGAACTACTTTGCGGAGAGCGAGACGACCCACGCGTGGCAGGAGAACATCTCGGTGGAGATGACGCTGTGGGACCGGGCGGAGTACCGCGAGGCGTTCCGGAAGGCCGGGCTGTACGTCGCGGAACAGGACGCGATCCCGGACCGTGAGGTCGAGATCCCGGATGCCTCGGAGTTCCCGACGGAGGGGTACGACTCCCGGGAGGCGATGGTGGATCGGTATCGGACGTGGGGAACGCTGTTGACGGTCGGCGTCGCGCCCTGA
- a CDS encoding aspartate kinase has product MRVIAKFGGTSLGSGDRIERAADSVASAVAAGHEIAVVASAMGSTTDDLLDDITFETDDADRAEIISMGERTSVRMLKAALSVRDIDALFLEPGHPDWPVVTNERGEVDIAETKRRARKIAERLDGVVPIITGFLAEDGDGNVTTLGRGGSDTTAVMLGNYMDADEVVIVTDVEGVMTGDPRVVEGARNVGQITVDELRNLSFRGAEVVAPSALSYKHEGLDVRVVHYQHGDLLRGGTRIEGQFESLIDMREEPLACLTIAGRAIRNRPGILSELANALRAEEINVDAVASGMDSVTFYVDVDVAETAEALLHEAVVTDEALSSVTVADPIAVIRVTGGELPNQSGVIQDIIAPIANAGINIIDLITSATSVAVFVDWDDREEALDIVQGRFD; this is encoded by the coding sequence ATGCGCGTAATCGCGAAGTTCGGCGGCACGAGCCTCGGCAGCGGCGACCGAATCGAGCGCGCAGCCGACTCGGTCGCGAGCGCGGTCGCGGCCGGCCACGAGATCGCGGTCGTCGCGAGCGCGATGGGGTCGACCACCGACGACCTCCTCGATGACATCACCTTCGAGACGGACGACGCCGACCGCGCGGAGATCATCTCGATGGGCGAGCGCACCAGCGTCAGGATGCTGAAGGCCGCGCTGTCGGTCCGGGACATCGACGCCCTCTTCCTCGAACCCGGCCACCCGGACTGGCCCGTCGTCACGAACGAGCGCGGCGAGGTCGACATCGCGGAGACGAAGCGCCGAGCGCGGAAGATCGCGGAGCGGCTCGACGGCGTCGTCCCGATCATCACCGGCTTCCTCGCGGAGGACGGCGACGGCAACGTCACCACGCTCGGCCGCGGCGGCTCGGACACGACCGCGGTAATGCTCGGCAACTACATGGACGCCGACGAGGTCGTGATCGTCACCGACGTCGAGGGCGTGATGACCGGCGACCCGCGAGTGGTCGAGGGCGCGCGAAACGTCGGCCAGATCACCGTCGATGAGCTGCGGAACCTCTCTTTCCGCGGCGCCGAGGTGGTCGCGCCCTCCGCGCTCTCGTACAAGCACGAGGGACTCGACGTCCGAGTAGTCCACTACCAGCACGGCGACCTCCTCCGCGGGGGGACCCGTATCGAGGGCCAGTTCGAGAGCCTGATCGACATGCGCGAGGAGCCGCTCGCGTGTCTCACGATTGCCGGCCGCGCGATCCGGAACCGGCCGGGGATCCTCTCGGAGCTGGCGAACGCCTTACGCGCCGAGGAGATCAACGTCGACGCGGTCGCCTCCGGCATGGACTCGGTCACCTTCTACGTCGATGTCGACGTCGCGGAGACCGCCGAGGCGCTGCTTCACGAGGCGGTCGTCACCGACGAGGCGCTCTCCTCGGTCACCGTCGCGGACCCCATCGCCGTGATCCGCGTCACGGGCGGCGAACTCCCCAACCAGTCGGGCGTCATCCAAGACATCATCGCGCCCATCGCGAACGCCGGCATCAACATCATCGACCTGATAACGAGTGCGACCTCAGTGGCGGTGTTCGTCGACTGGGACGACCGCGAGGAGGCGCTCGACATCGTCCAGGGCCGCTTCGACTGA